In Puntigrus tetrazona isolate hp1 chromosome 22, ASM1883169v1, whole genome shotgun sequence, one genomic interval encodes:
- the pvalb7 gene encoding parvalbumin-7 → MAMKNLLKEDDIKKALDQFKAADSFDHKKFFDVVGLKALSAENVKLVFKALDVDASGFIEEEELKFVLKGFSADGRDLTDKETKAFLAAADKDGDGKIGIDEFEALVHE, encoded by the exons ATGGCCATGAAAAACCTTTTGAAAGAAGACGACATCAAGAAAGCCCTTGATCAGTTCAAAG CTGCAGACAGCTTTGACCACAAGAAGTTTTTTGACGTGGTGGGACTGAAGGCTCTATCTGCTGAAAACGTGAAGTTGGTCTTCAAAGCTCTGGATGTGGATGCCAGCGGTTTCATCGAGGAGGAGGAACTAAA GTTTGTGCTGAAGGGATTTTCTGCAGATGGCAGAGATCTCACCGATAAGGAGACCAAAGCATTCCTAGCTGCTGCCGACAAGGATGGAGATGGGAAAATTGGCATAGATG AATTTGAAGCTTTGGTGCACGAGTAA